One genomic segment of Gadus chalcogrammus isolate NIFS_2021 chromosome 3, NIFS_Gcha_1.0, whole genome shotgun sequence includes these proteins:
- the LOC130380193 gene encoding uncharacterized protein LOC130380193, with protein MKIAGRDAFLKLHWDPPRASHLSAGYVSFWRSEEGVRLNRDNVLECCKQQQGSNKPVLLHRSGREICFASKAEEDGLLDLSSNLNHLCCHYVFIPRLQARLDEFRDGWDNHPLSTEGNRTPNQLWFLGQYHSSKDQVDEDLHIPHIDWEDSGLIPDPNCGVHVPESDYPLRPEELAGLHAAVDPLAPSTCMGVDIYMAAVQYMQSLGYI; from the exons atgaaaatcgccggcagggatgcgtttctcaaattacactgggacccaccGCGTGCCAGCCATCTTTCCGcgggatacgtttctttctggagaagtgaagagggcgtccgACTGAACAGAG ATAATGTACTTGAATGctgcaaacaacaacaaggcaGCAACAAACCTGTCCTTCTTCACCGAAGCGGTAGAGAGATTTGTTTTGCCTCAAAG GCAGAGGAGGATGGCCTGCTGGATCTGTCTAGCAATCTCAACCACTTGTGTTGTCACTATGTCTTCATTCCACGTTTGCAAGCCAGACTGGATGAATTCAGGGATGGCTGGGACAATCACCCTCTGTCAACAGAGGGAAATCGCACTCCCAATCAACTGTGGTTCTTAGGCCAATACCACTCCTCCAAAGACCAAGTTGATGAG GATTTACACATTCCTCACATCGACTGGGAGGACAGTGGCCTCATTCCGGATCCCAACTGTGGTGTCCATGTGCCCGAGAGTGACTACCCTCTCAGGCCTGAGGAACTTGCGGGACTTCATGCAGCAGTGGACCCACTGGCACCGTCCACATGCATGGGGGTGGACATATACATGGCTGCAGTGCAGTACATGCAAAGCTTAGGGTATATATAA
- the LOC130380192 gene encoding uncharacterized protein LOC130380192, with amino-acid sequence MLFEGQSDHLVPSSSKIFMQNDMFIMAGRMIGHAFLHSGPRLTGLSPAVLHVLAGGTPQTATITLEDINDIDVRETIGPLYEVCESNNGNLTTLSVEQRDAINKLAVEMDYSILKETNRCWLLHNLLQDAVFGRIKEQLKQIKQGLKETYVLDLLEARPDAITQVFPSEAEATCSPEVVLDFFQWPQEDDGQEPKKIKEFLMQFISTVSQDKLFKLVKFWVGWEFPMTEMKVEVVDSNNYPRASTCFRTLHLPSHYQTYDDFRQSLEMCLGTSEFGFGLIERQKYSFKCCCTHVKMTHICCVDCLLL; translated from the exons ATGCTTTTTGAGGGCCAGTCGGATCACCTTGTCCCCTCTTCTTCAAAGATATTTATGCAAAATGACATGTTCATAATGGCTGGGCGGATGATAGGGCATGCCTTTCTTCATAGTGGCCCGCGCCTGACAGGCCTTAGCCCGGCCGTGCTACATGTTTTGGCTGGTGGCACCCCACAAACGGCCACCATTACCCTTGAAGACATTAATGACATTGATGTTCGAGAAACCATTGGACCA CTTTATGAAGTCTGTGAGAGCAACAATGGGAACCTCACAACTCTATCTGTGGAGCAAAGGGATGCCATAAATAAACTCGCTGTGGAAATGGACTACTCAATTTTGAAAGAGACCAACCGCTGTTGGCTGCTGCATAATCTCCTTCAGGATGCA GTTTTTGGACGGATTAAAGAACAGCTGAAGCAGATCAAGCAAGGTCTGAAAGAGACCTATGTTCTGGACTTGTTGGAGGCAAGACCTGATGCCATCACACAAGTGTTCCCATCCGAGGCCGAGGCTACCTGCAGTCCCGAG GTTGTTCTAGACTTTTTTCAGTGGCCTCAGGAAGATGATGGCCAGGAACCCAAAAAAATCAAAGAGTTCCTAATGCAATTCATCAGCACAG TCTCCCAGGACAAGCTGTTTAAGCTTGTCAAGTTCTGGGTGGGCTGGGAGTTCCCAATGACCGAaatgaaggtggaggtggtggatagCAACAATTATCCAAGGGCATCCACGTGCTTCCGCACACTCCATCTGCCATCACACTACCAGACCTACGATGACTTCAGGCAAAGTCTAGAAATGTGCCTTGGCACCAGTGAGTTTGGATTCGGCTTAATTGAACGTCAGAAATACTCATTCAAGTGCTGTTGCACACATGTTAAAATGACTCACATTTGCTGCGTTGATTGTTTACTGTTATAG